A stretch of Maridesulfovibrio zosterae DSM 11974 DNA encodes these proteins:
- the cobT gene encoding nicotinate-nucleotide--dimethylbenzimidazole phosphoribosyltransferase translates to MNDFSREKLESVIVQVKEINPALEKAARAHLDNLTKPIGSLGRLEDLAVQMFMVSGGEIPQSDPACIYAIAGDHGVNEENVSYFPQEVTRQMVENFLAGGAGINVLAGTSGVDLIVVDAACKGGRFPNHSHLIQRKIAQGTANITKGPAMSEHGCLKALFLGIDLADEAHARGVKSLGTGEMGVSNTTPSTALYCAYFGLDPEKITGPGGGIDEEGIVRKIGVVKKALAVNAATVDSGDIFAILRALGGYEIAALAGLIIGGARNRQMVCIDGFISTAAYAAASKLCPAVRDYCVLSHASAEPGYAEIIEALGCRPLLHLDMRLGEGSGAALSMFMLRAAANIYNDMATFSDAGVHAGG, encoded by the coding sequence ATGAATGATTTTTCACGGGAGAAGCTGGAGTCTGTTATTGTACAGGTGAAAGAAATCAATCCTGCACTCGAAAAGGCAGCTCGTGCTCATTTAGATAATTTGACTAAGCCTATAGGGAGTCTTGGAAGACTTGAGGATCTTGCCGTCCAGATGTTTATGGTTTCCGGTGGAGAGATTCCCCAATCAGATCCTGCATGTATCTATGCTATTGCCGGTGACCATGGAGTGAATGAAGAAAACGTGAGCTATTTCCCGCAGGAAGTAACTCGTCAGATGGTTGAAAATTTTCTTGCAGGAGGAGCCGGTATTAATGTTTTGGCCGGCACTTCCGGTGTGGATCTGATAGTAGTAGATGCCGCATGTAAAGGTGGTCGATTTCCAAACCATTCTCATTTGATCCAGCGTAAAATAGCACAAGGAACAGCCAACATTACCAAAGGTCCTGCCATGAGTGAGCATGGTTGTCTTAAAGCCTTATTTCTTGGAATTGATCTTGCTGATGAGGCTCATGCCCGTGGGGTTAAAAGCCTTGGGACCGGAGAGATGGGAGTATCAAATACCACACCGTCGACAGCTCTTTATTGTGCTTATTTCGGTCTTGATCCTGAAAAAATAACCGGACCCGGCGGCGGTATAGATGAAGAGGGGATTGTCCGTAAGATAGGTGTCGTCAAGAAAGCACTTGCGGTAAATGCCGCGACAGTCGATTCCGGTGATATTTTTGCTATACTGCGTGCTCTTGGCGGGTACGAAATAGCTGCGCTGGCAGGGCTTATTATCGGCGGTGCCAGAAATAGGCAGATGGTTTGTATTGACGGGTTTATTTCAACTGCAGCTTACGCAGCAGCCTCAAAGCTCTGTCCAGCTGTAAGAGATTATTGCGTACTCTCTCATGCTTCTGCCGAACCGGGCTATGCTGAAATTATTGAAGCTCTCGGGTGCAGGCCGTTGCTGCATCTGGATATGCGACTGGGGGAAGGTTCTGGTGCTGCTCTTTCAATGTTTATGCTCCGTGCTGCTGCAAATATTTATAATGATATGGCAACATTCTCAGATGCCGGAGTACATGCCGGAGGTTAG
- a CDS encoding WcbI family polysaccharide biosynthesis putative acetyltransferase: MKKKICILHANCQGDPVKELLCLNLEFSEIYDIYNFTNYTREIIPENLIAKCDLFLYQHLGKNWKELGSEFIISKLNNTAKAIPFPSMFFKHYWPLWSSIPGFDYRDNFLDSLLEKDLTESQILHLYLNTKLTNIYDFEEILKASLRHERQKENISIINYVDLVMANYKQERLFNTVNHPRKKILTHIVNSILEKLNMSLLTKEAVAEFPEPFAEFEQPIHPQVAEYLGLEFGSADERYNVYGAKLTFEEYAMRYIKCRMHGIDDFITFLRAAARRKDNSPS; the protein is encoded by the coding sequence ATGAAAAAGAAAATATGTATATTGCACGCCAATTGTCAGGGCGATCCCGTTAAAGAATTGCTATGCTTAAACCTTGAGTTCAGTGAAATTTATGACATTTACAACTTCACCAACTATACCAGAGAAATTATCCCTGAAAACCTGATCGCAAAATGTGATCTTTTTCTATACCAGCATCTGGGAAAAAACTGGAAAGAATTAGGATCAGAATTTATAATTTCCAAACTGAATAATACAGCCAAAGCAATTCCTTTTCCGTCCATGTTCTTCAAACATTACTGGCCGCTGTGGTCAAGTATTCCCGGATTTGACTACCGTGATAACTTTCTCGATTCACTTCTTGAAAAAGACCTGACTGAATCTCAGATTCTACATCTGTACCTGAACACCAAATTGACCAATATTTATGATTTTGAAGAAATACTGAAAGCATCACTCAGGCATGAACGACAAAAAGAAAATATCAGCATAATCAATTATGTCGATCTGGTCATGGCTAATTATAAACAGGAAAGGCTATTTAATACCGTCAACCATCCCCGCAAAAAAATACTGACACATATCGTTAACTCAATCCTTGAAAAACTGAACATGTCCCTACTAACCAAAGAGGCTGTTGCAGAATTCCCTGAACCGTTTGCTGAATTTGAGCAACCCATTCATCCTCAGGTGGCTGAATATTTAGGTCTGGAATTCGGCAGTGCAGATGAGCGCTATAATGTGTACGGCGCAAAACTTACTTTCGAAGAATATGCTATGCGATACATCAAATGCCGTATGCACGGTATAGATGACTTTATTACATTCTTACGGGCTGCAGCACGAAGAAAAGATAATTCTCCGTCTTAG